The Thioalkalivibrio sulfidiphilus HL-EbGr7 genome includes the window GCACCTCCCGGTTGAGGTAGCGGGCGAGATGCATCTGCAGGCGCAGGTTCTCTTCGTTGGCGGCGGCCACGTCCTTCTCCAGGCCGGCGCCGCGCAGCATGTAGATGAACAGCACCACCACCAGGAACACCATGAAGCCGGCCCAGGCGATACGTTCCGCCTTGCGGCTGCGGTCGGGGCCCTGGTCGTCAGGGATGTCGTGCGGCATGGGTCTGTACTCCGTATGTTCAAGTGGCGGGCAGTGTGCCGGGGCGTCCGGCGGGCTTCAAGTATCCGGTCTGGGTAAAAACCTACTAAGGCGGTCCTCTCACGGGGGCACGGGGCCACGGAGGGAAAGCAACAAACCCAAAGGCGGTTCTCTCGCGGAGGCGCAGGGGCGTGGAGAAAAGCCTTTGATCAGAAAACCCCGTGTCTCTGTGGCTCCGTGAGAGGATGGGTTTTGGGGTTCGTTCCGAGGCTCCGGTACGAAAACCCGATCTCTCGCGAAGACGCCAAGACGCGAAGAAAGGCACTTCATTATGAATTTCTTTGCGTCTTCGCGAGAGACCTGCCTTCAGGTTTTTCCCCCAAAAGCCTTACCCCGCGCCTCTGCGTCTCTGCGAGAGAATAGGTCTTTTCTCGAAAATCACAGGGCGGTCGAGGCAAAGTCACATCCAGCCCCCGGTGACCGGCAACAAAGCGAGGGGCCTGTGTAGGTCGGGCTTCAGCCCGACAGGCGCGGCTTCGGTGGGCTCCGGCGTCGGGCTGAAGCCCGACCTACGGGTGACTACGGTGAGGTTCTGTTAATTCAGACGCTCCCGCATGACCTCCTGCTCATCGAGCGCCGCCTCCAGCCAGCGGGCCGCCGCCTCAACAGGCTCCTCGGTCCCGGACAGACCCAGCTCGATCTGCTGACGGTGCTCGGTGCTGGGCAGGCTGGCGAGGCGCACGCCGGGGAAGCGGGCGAGCAGCTCCTCCATCATGGGGATCAGCTCGCTCTCGTGGGCCCCCTTGAGCAGCCACAGGCGCTCGATGCGCGGCACCCGGCCGTGCAGGTGCGGATAATGGGTGTCCAAAACCCACTCCACCATGGGCCAGGCCATGTTGGGGAAGCCGGGCACGCAATGGTGATGGCCCAGGCTGAAGCCCGGGACCTGGTTGACCGGGTTGGGGATCAGCCGGCTGCCCTCGGGCAGTTCCGCCATGCGGATGCGGTTGGGGTAGGCGTCGGGGCCGAAGCGCGCCTCCAGGAGGGCCACCGCCTCCGGGTGGCGGGTGATCTCCACCCCGGCGGCCGCCGCCAGGCACTGGCGGGTACGGTCGTCGGGGGTGGCGCCGATGCCGCCGAAGGAGAGCACCAGGTCGCCGCTGGCCAGGGTCTCGCGGAAGGTTCGGGTGAGCAGGTCCGGGTCGTCGCCCACGATCCTCACCCAGGCCAGCTCCATACCGCGCTGGGCCAGGGCCCCGGTGAGGAAGGCCTGGTGCTTGTCCCGGCGTTTGCCGGAGAGGATCTCGTCACCGATGATCAGGGCGCCGATGTGCATGGTGGGTGTCTCGAAAGGCGTTGTCAGCCACAGAGGGCACGGAGGTCACAGAGGACAGACCGCAAAAGGCTGACGTTGTTCTGAAAACCTGAAAGGCGGTTCTCTCGCGGAGGCGCAGGGACGCGGGGAAAAGCTGTTTATTTAAAAATCCCTGCGCCACCGCGAGGAAAACGCCTTTGACGTTTTCCCCAAAAGCCTTTCCCCGCGCCTCCGCGCCTCTGCGAGAGAAACGGGTTTAATCCTTCGCCCCCATACCCAGGGCCCGCGCGCGGCTGGCTTCGGCGGCGGACTGCCGGGCGGTGGCGTCGTAGCCGGGGTTGGCCTCGGGCCAGCCCTGGACGTTGCGCAGCACCAGGTCCGCCAGGGCGTCCAGGTGGTCCGGGTTGTCGTTGAGCGCCGGGATGTAGTGGAACTCGCCGCCGCCGGCGTGCTGGAAGATCTCCCGGTTCTCGCCGGCGATCTCCTCGATGGTCTCCAGGCAATCGGCGGAGAAGCCGGGGCAGACCACGTCCAGACGACCCAGTTTTTCCTCCCCCAGGGCCTTCACGGTCATGTCCGTGTAGGGCTTGAGCCATTCCGCCTTGCCGAAGCGGGACTGGAAGGTCACCACCCACTCGCCTTCCTTGAGGCCCAGGCGCTCGGCCAGCTGACGGCCGGTGGCGTGGCACTGGCAGTGGTAGGGGTCGCCGGCCAGCAGGTAGCGCTTGGGCACGCCGTGGAAGGACATGAGCAGCTTGCTCCCCCGGCCGTGCTGGTCCCAGTAGGCGCGCACGCTCTCGGCCAGGGCGTCCAGGTAACCGGCATCACTGTGGTAATCGCTCACGAAGCGCAGGCCGGGCACCCAGCGCCAGCGGCGCAGCACCCTGGAGACCTGGTCGAAGGTGGAGCCGCCGGTGGAGCCGGAATACTGGGGATACAGGGGCAGCACCAGGATGCGCCGGGCGCCGGCCTCGCGCAGGCGCATGAGGCCGCTCTCGATGGAGGGCTGCCCATAGCGCATGGCCAGTTCCACCTTCACCGGCCCGGGCAGACGCTCGCTCAGGCGCGTGGCCACACCTTCGGCCTGGCGCCGGCCGATGACCAGCAGGGGCGAGCCCTCCTCGGTCCAGACCTGCTCGTAGAGCTTCGCGCTGCGCCTGGGGCGCACGTTGAGGATGATGCCGTTGAGGATCAGCCACCAGGCGGCCCGGGGGATTTCCACCACCCGCGGATCCCAGAGGAACTCCTTCAGATAGCGGCGCAGGGCCTTGGGCGTGGGGGCGTCGGGGGTGCCCAGGTTGGTGACCAGCACGCCCAGGATCTCGGGGCTGCCGTGGCGGTAGTCGGATTCACCGTCGAAGCGCATGGGAGTTATTCGGGGTTTGGGGAATGTATCAAAGGATACAGACAAATGAAGTGAGAAGGGCGAATTGGGAAGGGCGAAATCTAACCCCGAAAGGCGATCCTCTCACGGGGGCACGGAGCCACGGGGGAAAGAAATTTGGGTCAAAACCTCAAAGGCCGTTCTCTCGCGGAGGCGCAGGGGCGCGGAGAAAGGCTTATTGATCAGGAAATCCCCGTGCCTCCGTGGCTCCGTGAGAGGATGGGTTTTGGGGGTCGCAAGGTCAAAGGCATGGCCTCTCACGGGGGCGCGGAGCCACGGAGGAAAGGCCTTATAGTTCAAAACCCCTGCGCCTCCGCGCCTCTGCGAGAGGATGGGTTTTTGGCTTTGATTCCTGGGCTTCGCGAGAGAACAAGGCTTTTCGGCCCGAGGTCGGTCCTACGCGAGGGTGCGGCGCCGTAGCGGGCTGGTGCGCGGGAAATGGGACTGCAGGAACTCCATCTGGTCGGCGAGGATGCGCCGGCCCTGGAGGTAGATGTATTCGGCGTGGGTGGGCACGAAGGGCACGGCCAGGAGCTGCATGCCGGCCTGTTCGGGGGTGCGCCCGGCCTTGTGGTTGTTGCAGCGCTTGCAGGCGGTGACCACGTTGCGCCAGTGGTCGGCGCCGTTCTGGCTCAACGGGGTGACGTGGTCCCGCGACAGCTCGTGGGACGGATGGGACTGGCCGCAGTAGAGGCACAGGTGGGCATCACGCTTGAACAGGGCGGGGTTGTTCAGTGGCGGCACGTAGCCGGCGTGGATGGAGCGGTTGGAGCCGTAGGTGGCGATGATGGAATTGACCTCCACCACGCTCTGCCGCCCGGTGGCGGCGCAG containing:
- a CDS encoding competence/damage-inducible protein A, whose amino-acid sequence is MHIGALIIGDEILSGKRRDKHQAFLTGALAQRGMELAWVRIVGDDPDLLTRTFRETLASGDLVLSFGGIGATPDDRTRQCLAAAAGVEITRHPEAVALLEARFGPDAYPNRIRMAELPEGSRLIPNPVNQVPGFSLGHHHCVPGFPNMAWPMVEWVLDTHYPHLHGRVPRIERLWLLKGAHESELIPMMEELLARFPGVRLASLPSTEHRQQIELGLSGTEEPVEAAARWLEAALDEQEVMRERLN
- the hemH gene encoding ferrochelatase, yielding MRFDGESDYRHGSPEILGVLVTNLGTPDAPTPKALRRYLKEFLWDPRVVEIPRAAWWLILNGIILNVRPRRSAKLYEQVWTEEGSPLLVIGRRQAEGVATRLSERLPGPVKVELAMRYGQPSIESGLMRLREAGARRILVLPLYPQYSGSTGGSTFDQVSRVLRRWRWVPGLRFVSDYHSDAGYLDALAESVRAYWDQHGRGSKLLMSFHGVPKRYLLAGDPYHCQCHATGRQLAERLGLKEGEWVVTFQSRFGKAEWLKPYTDMTVKALGEEKLGRLDVVCPGFSADCLETIEEIAGENREIFQHAGGGEFHYIPALNDNPDHLDALADLVLRNVQGWPEANPGYDATARQSAAEASRARALGMGAKD
- a CDS encoding HNH endonuclease; translation: MPLEWINYQQAVRLYHAEQVAYTCGTLLYRVHGGICAATGRQSVVEVNSIIATYGSNRSIHAGYVPPLNNPALFKRDAHLCLYCGQSHPSHELSRDHVTPLSQNGADHWRNVVTACKRCNNHKAGRTPEQAGMQLLAVPFVPTHAEYIYLQGRRILADQMEFLQSHFPRTSPLRRRTLA